AACACCAAGTCGACGAGTTGGTGTCGGCAATCAGGGTCTCGCTCGACGAGGTCATGGGCCAGCGAACTGCCGGGGAAGCATGAGCCGTCCGAAGCGTCAACGCTGGACGTCCGAGTCGTACCGAGGCGCCCCGACGTCGTAGCGTTCGCGCTCGACCCTAAGCCCGGATCCACCGAACCCCGGGCTGATTCGGCTGTCGGAACACGCAAACAGGTGCCCTTCTGAACTGGGACGATGGGGTTGTTCAATCAACACCGGCCCAACGAGAAGGACACCTGATAGATGCGATCATCGCACAGCCTCGACCGCCTCGACACAGCCTTCGACGACGATCGCCTGGTCGCTGCTGCCGGGCTCCTCCTGCCGGCCACCCTGGCTCACCATCTCGGCCTGCGCGAGCTCGTCGACGCCCACCTCGACCTCGACGACAAGCCCGGCCGGGCGAACCCGGGGGACAAGCTCCTGACGCTCGTCATGTCGGCGCTCGCTGGGGGCGACAGCATCGACGACGCAGACGCCCTTCGGGCGGGTGGCACGGCCAGGATCCTCGGTCACGTGGTGAAGGCGGCATCAACCCTGGGCACGTTCCTGCGGAGCTTCCGCTGGGGCCATGTCCGGCAGCTCGACCGGGTCAGCCGCGATCTCCTTGCCCGGGCCTGGGCGGCCGGCGCCGGACCGGGCAGTGAGCCGTTCACGATCGATCTCGACTCGACGATCTGCGAGACGTACGGCCTGGCGAAGGAGGGTGCCCTCCACCACGGGTACACCGGCGTCCGCGGCTACCATCCCCTCCTCGCGGTCGCCGCCGGCACGGGCGACGTGCTCATGGCGCGGCTGCGCGAGGGCCGGGCCAACACCGTCCGGGGCGCCGCCCACTTCCTCGCCGAGACGATCGGGCGGGTCCGCGCCGCGGGGGCGAGCGGACAACTGACGATGCGCGCCGACTCCGGGTTCTATGCCTGCGAGGTCGTCGGTGTCTGCCGCAAGATGGGGGTCCGCTTCTCCATCACGATCCGCCAGCATCGATCGGTGCGTCGGCTCATCGAGGCGATCCCCGAAGAAGCCTGGACCCCGATCCCGTACTGGATCGCAGGGGGTGCCGACGTCGCCGAGACGACGTACACCCCGTTCGCCACGGAGAAGGACGCAAGGGCGGTCCGGCTCATCGTCCGCCGGGTGAAGCCGACCCCGGGTTCCCAGCTCGCGCTCCTGACCCTGTACGACTTCCACGCGTTCATCACCGACCGCGACGGCCAGACCCTCGAGCTCGAAGCCGATCATCGCCGCCACGCCGAGATCGAAAACGCGATAAGGGACCTCAAGTACGGCGTCGGGCTCAACCACCTGCCGTCGGGGAAGTTCGCGGCCAACGGCGCCTGGCTGGCGGTCCAGGTGATCGCCCATAACCTCGCCCGCTGGACGGCAAGGCTCGGGCTGGGTGCCGGGATCGTCACCACCAAGACGCTCCGCCGCCGGCTGTTCGCCGTGGCCGGTCGGCTCACCCGCTCAGCTCGTCGGGTCACGCTCCACCTGCCGGCCCGCTGGCCCTGGGCTGCCGAGTTCACAGCCGCCCTCGCGCGGCTCCGGGCGATCCCGCTCCTCGCCTGACGTCCGGTCAGCACGGTCGGCCGCCTCGGGGCTGGCGTCAGCCTGCGAGGAAATCGGCTGCGGCCCATCCACCACGTCTCACGGGACCAGATCGTTCGCCGTCCGACCCTCGTTCGCCCTGGTCAGGGCTTCGTCATGACCCCGATCGGGGTCGATCGTCTCCCCGCGGCCGCCATCGAGCCCTCAGACGACACCGTTCGGTGGATCCGGGCTTACCCTTCCACGTCTCCTCCGCGATCACGGTCAGCTGAGCCGCATCGATAGTGACGAAGTTGGTAGGGGTGTAGTCGTTCGGGTCGGGTCCGATCCGCGAGTAACCGGGTAGGGTGATTGCCTGGTTGAGGCCGTAAACAGGCTGGGGCGTTGCGGCGGGTGTTGGGGTTTGGGTCGCGGGTAGCTCGGACTGAACCGGGGCAACGTCGGTCGGAGGATTCCCCAGCACGACCGTCCAGTTCATGGACTGCAGTTGATCGCTGCTGTAGGTCGGACCCGGGAGTCCGCCGATGGTGATGCTGTAGAACTTGGAATCCGGGATGTCAGTGACCGTGAAGCTGAAATCGCACAATCCAACGCCTTCGAAGTAGGTCGGTCCGGGCTTTCGTCCCGACCCCGGAAGGGGGATGAGCGCGGCGGTGCCGACGACCGCATGAGTCGCGTCCTCGACCACTACCTCGCTGCCGTCGTGAACGCCGGGGAGCGAACCGGCCAGCGTCGAGTTGCCCAGGCAGTCGAGGCCGATCGGCGTCCCGAGGAACGAGACCTCGCCCGTGAGCGCATGCGTCGCGCCCGTGCATCCGCCTAACACCATGAACG
The Acidimicrobiales bacterium genome window above contains:
- a CDS encoding IS1380 family transposase → MRSSHSLDRLDTAFDDDRLVAAAGLLLPATLAHHLGLRELVDAHLDLDDKPGRANPGDKLLTLVMSALAGGDSIDDADALRAGGTARILGHVVKAASTLGTFLRSFRWGHVRQLDRVSRDLLARAWAAGAGPGSEPFTIDLDSTICETYGLAKEGALHHGYTGVRGYHPLLAVAAGTGDVLMARLREGRANTVRGAAHFLAETIGRVRAAGASGQLTMRADSGFYACEVVGVCRKMGVRFSITIRQHRSVRRLIEAIPEEAWTPIPYWIAGGADVAETTYTPFATEKDARAVRLIVRRVKPTPGSQLALLTLYDFHAFITDRDGQTLELEADHRRHAEIENAIRDLKYGVGLNHLPSGKFAANGAWLAVQVIAHNLARWTARLGLGAGIVTTKTLRRRLFAVAGRLTRSARRVTLHLPARWPWAAEFTAALARLRAIPLLA